Proteins encoded together in one Kribbella voronezhensis window:
- a CDS encoding aminoglycoside phosphotransferase family protein: MDILEIDESTVRALLTEQHPDLAVLDLRLVDGGWDNQQWRLGDELAVRMPRTPRAPELLRTEQRWLPVLAPGLPLPIPTPVRIGEPSQRFPRTWTITTWVAGEPADRAPITDPGDAEVLAGFLAALHQDAPADAPLNPTRGVALKTFESDFETWMSNAPEPHVDEIRAIWADALSAPEWDRPPVWVHGDLHPANIVTANGSLAGVIDFGELCAGDPAVDLASAWVLLPAGAAARFFAACATDDATIRRARGWAVFRALALISIGLAGDRGLPGGKPTWRPAGEAALTRLLTSA; this comes from the coding sequence TCCGGTTGGTCGACGGTGGCTGGGACAACCAGCAGTGGCGACTCGGTGACGAACTGGCGGTGCGCATGCCGCGTACGCCGCGCGCTCCGGAGCTCCTGCGGACGGAGCAGCGGTGGCTGCCTGTCCTTGCTCCGGGCCTGCCACTTCCGATCCCGACGCCGGTGCGGATCGGCGAACCCTCCCAGCGCTTTCCGCGAACCTGGACGATCACGACCTGGGTCGCGGGGGAGCCGGCCGACCGCGCGCCGATCACCGATCCCGGCGACGCGGAAGTGCTGGCCGGCTTCCTGGCCGCACTCCACCAGGACGCGCCTGCCGACGCGCCACTCAACCCGACCCGTGGTGTCGCACTGAAGACGTTCGAATCGGACTTCGAGACGTGGATGTCCAACGCACCTGAGCCGCACGTCGACGAGATCCGCGCGATCTGGGCCGACGCCCTGTCGGCGCCGGAGTGGGATCGCCCGCCGGTCTGGGTCCACGGTGACCTGCACCCAGCGAACATCGTGACTGCGAACGGTTCCCTTGCGGGCGTGATCGACTTCGGAGAACTCTGTGCCGGCGACCCCGCGGTCGACCTCGCGTCCGCCTGGGTCCTGCTGCCCGCCGGCGCCGCGGCTCGCTTCTTCGCGGCCTGCGCGACGGACGATGCCACCATCCGCCGCGCCCGGGGCTGGGCCGTCTTCCGCGCCCTCGCCCTGATCAGCATCGGCCTGGCCGGCGACCGAGGCCTCCCCGGCGGCAAACCCACCTGGCGCCCCGCCGGCGAAGCGGCGCTGACCCGCCTCCTCACCTCCGCCTAG